Sequence from the Sphingobium indicum B90A genome:
CGCCGATGCGGACATCGCAAGCCGGATCGCCGCGGCCGAAGCCCGCATCAAGGCTGCAACCGACGCAGCCATGGCAGAGATTGAAACCGTTGCCGCTGACGCAGCGCGCGACATGGTGGCTCGCATTTCCGGCGTCAACGCCTCGGAAGATGCAGCCCGCAACGCAGTAAAGGCGGCACTGGCCCATGGCTGAGGCAGCACAGCATAAAGCTGGAGAGCAGGGTGGGGCGGAAGCCCCGCACCTAAACGAGGCGATCCATGCCGAGGGGATGGAGCCGGTCGGCACCGTCGCCCATGAAGGCGTGGCTCCGCATACCGACCCGAAGGCCGTCGGCATGGACGCCACGGCCTGGGTCAGCCTGGCGATGGCGGTGTTCATCCTGATCCTGCTGGTCAAGAAGGTGCCCGGCCTGATCGGCGGCGCGCTGGACGGCCGGATCGCCCAGATCAAGGCGCAGTTGGAGGAAGCCTCCAAGCTGCGCGCCGAAGCCGAAGCGCTCAAGGCCGAATATGAAGCCAGGCTGGCCGCCGCCGCCGGCGAGGCTGAGACGATGCGCAAGTCGGCCGAGCATGAGGCGGCCACGCTGCTGGAGGATGCGAAGGCCAATGCGGCCGCTCTCGTCTCGCGCCGTCAGAAGATGGCGGAGGACAAGATTGGCGCGGCCGAGCGCGCGGCCATCGCCGACATCCGGACGAAAGCCGTGCGCGCCGCCACCGGCGCCGCCGCGTCGCTGATCGCGCAGGGGCATGACGCCAAGGCCGATAAGCTGCTGGTCGACGACGCGATCAAGGGGCTTGGCCCCAGCGTCTGAGCCTGTTCCAGGGGTGGAAAAAAGGGCCGGTGCGGATCGTCGCGCCGGCCTTTTTGTTTGTCTGGTCGTGTGGGCGTTTGTGGTTTGGGTGGGCCATTAGCGGCCCCTAAATCCTCCCTACGCGAAGCGTGGGGAGGGGGACCATGCGAAGCATGGTGGAGGGGAAATTCGGAGGTCGTGCCCCATCCCCTCCACCACCGCTTTCAGCGGCGGTCCCCCTCCCCATCAAAGATGGGGAGGGATAGGAGAGGTCCGCTCTCCACCCGACCCCCCTATTTTGCCATGCCGTCCGCCGGCGCCATTGCGATCCTCGCCGGGCCCGCTATTTCTGCCGCATGTCCGGCCCGCAATCTCCCGATCGTTTCCATGAAGACAAGGCGGCCTTCACCGTCACCGGCAGCCAGCCCGACATGGAGGCGGGCGTGGAGGCGATCCGCACCACGCTCAAGGCCCTGCCGACGCGCCCCGGCGTCTATCGCATGCAGGATGCGCGAGGGGACGTGCTCTATGTCGGCAAGGCGCGGGCGCTGCGCAACCGCGTGACCAGCTATACCCAGGTCGACCGCCTGCCCAAGCGGCTCCAGCGCATGGTCGCCCAGACCCGTTCCATGACGATCGTCACCACCAACAGCGAGGCGGAGGCGCTGTTGCTGGAGGCGCAGCTCATCAAGCGTTTCCGCCCGCCCTATAATGTCCTGCTGCGCGACGACAAGAGCTTCCCCTTCATCCTGCTGCGCGAGGATCATGACTTTCCCCGCGTCCAGAAGCATCGCGGCGCGCGCAAATATAAGGGTCGCTATTACGGCCCCTTCGCCAGCGCCGGATCGGTGACGCGGACCATCAACGCGCTGCAAAAGCTGTTCCTGCTCAGAAGCTGCACCGACAGTTTCTTCGCCAATCGCTCGCGGCCCTGCCTGCTCTATCAGATCCGCCGCTGTTCCGCGCCTTGCGTGGGCAGGATCGACGACGCCGCCTATGGCGAACTGGTGAAGGATGCGCAGGATTTCCTGGGCGGCAAGTCGACCGCCGTGCAGAAGAAACTGGGGGAGGCGATGCAGGCGGCATCCGACGCCATGGATTTCGAGCAGGCGGCTGTGCTGCGAGACCGGCTGAAGGCGCTGACCTTCATCCAGGGCAGCCAGGCGATCAATGCCGAAGGGCTGGGCGATGCGGACATCTTCGCGCTCGCGGCCAGGGGCGGTGCGATGTGCATCCAGGCCTTCTTCATCCGGGGGGGGCAGAATTGGGGCCATCGCAGCTTCTTCCCCGTCCACACCGCCGAAGTGGCGGAGGATGAGGTGCTGGCCAGCTTCATGGCGCAATTCTACGAGGAGGTGCCGCCGCCCAAGCTGATCCTTGCCGATCGCGCGCCGGCGGAATGCGAACTGATGGCGCAGGCGCTCACCGAACGCATCGGCTCCAGGGTCCGGATAGAGGTGCCGCAGCGCGGCGAGCGCACCCGCCTGATCAAACAGGCGCAGCGCAATGCCGTGGAGGCGCTCGACCGCCGCCTCGCTGAAACCACCACCCAGGCCAAGGTGCTGGAGGAGATGGTGGAGGCGTTCGGCCTGGAGGGCGTGCCCGACCGGATAGAGATATACGACAACAGCCATATCCAGGGCAGCCATGCGCTGGGCGCCATGGTGGTCGCGGGGCCGGAGGGTTTCCGCAAGAACGCCTATCGCAAGTTCAACATGAAGAACCCCGCAACCTCCCAGGACGATTTCGCGATGATGCGCGAGATGTTCGAGCGACGCTTCGGCAGGGCGGCGCGGGAGGACCCGGATCGCGACAGCGGCGAATGGCCGGACCTGGTGCTGATCGACGGCGGCAAGGGGCAATTGTCCGCCGCCCGCGCCATATTGGAAGATATGGGCATAGAGGATGTCTGCATGATCGGCATCGCCAAGGGGCCGCACCATGG
This genomic interval carries:
- a CDS encoding F0F1 ATP synthase subunit B family protein → MAEAAQHKAGEQGGAEAPHLNEAIHAEGMEPVGTVAHEGVAPHTDPKAVGMDATAWVSLAMAVFILILLVKKVPGLIGGALDGRIAQIKAQLEEASKLRAEAEALKAEYEARLAAAAGEAETMRKSAEHEAATLLEDAKANAAALVSRRQKMAEDKIGAAERAAIADIRTKAVRAATGAAASLIAQGHDAKADKLLVDDAIKGLGPSV
- the uvrC gene encoding excinuclease ABC subunit UvrC, with amino-acid sequence MSGPQSPDRFHEDKAAFTVTGSQPDMEAGVEAIRTTLKALPTRPGVYRMQDARGDVLYVGKARALRNRVTSYTQVDRLPKRLQRMVAQTRSMTIVTTNSEAEALLLEAQLIKRFRPPYNVLLRDDKSFPFILLREDHDFPRVQKHRGARKYKGRYYGPFASAGSVTRTINALQKLFLLRSCTDSFFANRSRPCLLYQIRRCSAPCVGRIDDAAYGELVKDAQDFLGGKSTAVQKKLGEAMQAASDAMDFEQAAVLRDRLKALTFIQGSQAINAEGLGDADIFALAARGGAMCIQAFFIRGGQNWGHRSFFPVHTAEVAEDEVLASFMAQFYEEVPPPKLILADRAPAECELMAQALTERIGSRVRIEVPQRGERTRLIKQAQRNAVEALDRRLAETTTQAKVLEEMVEAFGLEGVPDRIEIYDNSHIQGSHALGAMVVAGPEGFRKNAYRKFNMKNPATSQDDFAMMREMFERRFGRAAREDPDRDSGEWPDLVLIDGGKGQLSAARAILEDMGIEDVCMIGIAKGPHHGREGREVFHMPDGREISFPLNHPVLFYLQRLRDEAHRFAIGAHRQKRSKAITVSSLDEVPGIGPSRKKALLMHFGTAKAVKSAALEDLLKAPGVSKAVAQQVYDYFHG